The Leucobacter sp. UCMA 4100 genome window below encodes:
- a CDS encoding FecCD family ABC transporter permease, with amino-acid sequence MQDQTASMRGRRAVSTLLFVALWAVLIITLLISAGVGQLPIPPSEVLGSLFSKVGLDWFAEPATPMADETLWAIRFPRVAMAALVGAGLAVSGLLMQAVFGNPLAEPGVIGISSGAALGAGISIVFGFTAFGSWSTAVFAFLAGLAATFLVYSMSRSEGKTEVVTLVLTGIAVNAVAGAGIALLTFLGDTQSREEIVFWQLGSLSGSRWDQVSVVAPVIFAGIVVALLIAHKLDLLALGERNARHLGVNVEMLRVGVIVLVALLVGVSVAFAGVISFVGLVVPHLMRMILGPAHRPLVWASMLGGAILMTLADLAARTVVPMADLPIGMLTGLVGGPFFFWLLRTTRKRSGGWG; translated from the coding sequence ATGCAAGATCAGACAGCTTCAATGCGTGGCCGCAGGGCCGTATCGACGCTTCTTTTTGTCGCGCTCTGGGCGGTACTCATCATCACGCTTCTCATCTCGGCAGGCGTGGGCCAGTTGCCCATTCCACCCTCTGAGGTACTCGGGTCGCTCTTCAGTAAAGTCGGACTCGACTGGTTTGCTGAGCCTGCGACGCCAATGGCCGATGAGACGCTCTGGGCGATCCGCTTTCCTCGCGTTGCCATGGCCGCGCTCGTTGGCGCAGGCCTCGCTGTATCGGGCCTGCTGATGCAGGCGGTGTTTGGTAACCCGCTCGCAGAGCCAGGAGTCATTGGCATTTCGTCGGGAGCGGCCCTCGGTGCAGGCATCTCGATCGTGTTTGGCTTCACCGCCTTTGGCAGCTGGAGCACCGCAGTATTCGCCTTTCTGGCGGGCCTCGCGGCCACCTTTCTCGTCTATTCAATGAGCCGTTCTGAGGGCAAGACCGAGGTCGTCACCCTCGTGCTCACCGGTATTGCCGTGAACGCCGTCGCTGGCGCGGGCATCGCCCTGCTCACCTTTCTCGGCGACACGCAGTCGCGCGAAGAGATCGTGTTCTGGCAGCTCGGCTCGCTCTCAGGCAGCCGCTGGGATCAGGTGAGCGTTGTTGCTCCCGTGATCTTCGCCGGCATTGTCGTGGCACTCCTCATCGCGCACAAGCTTGACCTGCTCGCGCTCGGCGAGCGTAACGCAAGGCACCTCGGTGTGAACGTCGAAATGCTGCGCGTCGGCGTCATCGTGCTCGTCGCTCTGCTCGTTGGCGTCTCGGTCGCGTTCGCCGGCGTGATCTCGTTCGTTGGCCTTGTCGTGCCGCACCTCATGCGCATGATCTTGGGCCCCGCGCACCGTCCGCTCGTGTGGGCTTCGATGCTCGGTGGCGCAATTCTCATGACCCTCGCCGACCTTGCCGCTCGAACCGTCGTGCCCATGGCCGACCTGCCAATCGGCATGCTTACCGGTCTCGTCGGCGGCCCGTTCTTCTTCTGGCTGCTGCGCACGACCCGCAAGCGCTCGGGAGGTTGGGGCTAA